In Tripterygium wilfordii isolate XIE 37 chromosome 15, ASM1340144v1, whole genome shotgun sequence, one DNA window encodes the following:
- the LOC120016292 gene encoding G-type lectin S-receptor-like serine/threonine-protein kinase LECRK3: MASRSVPKFLLFFLLLPSFAISQNNGTTISTNQSFTAGEEATPWLSPSRDFALGFRQLDTNINLFLLAIWYYKIPSRTIVWYANGDKPAPRGSKVEFTTDRGLVLDNPDGNEIWRTNFSSSVVANGVFTDRGNLVIGSRNSETLWESFDHPTDTLLPTQVMDRGGVVSSRRTETNFSRGRFRFQLLEDGNAVLNTISLETGFDYDAYFWSNTFSTDSSVAGFQVVFNESGLLYVLRANGSRVNVLTGDIPSTKDYYHRATLSFDGVFTQYYHPKAFSGNPSWSVVQRVPENICLDIRAELGAGACGFNSICKITESKRPACECPPGHSLLDPNDAYGSCKPDFSQGCEQYNSSSAGDLSFEEVQHVDWPISDYERLDPSTIEMCRSSCLNDCICAVAIFRGSTCWKKKLPLSNGRVNSDDNGMALIKIRKSNEEEKEKKNAKNILIVIVSVLFGGSFIANIALLGACCLGFLVINQSKFKKPDQGENLWHVNLHCFTYKDLIEATNGFKEEVGRGAFGTVFKGFIGTSPSSVVAVKRLDRVFRDGEKEFKAEVNVIGQTHHKNLVRLIGYCDDGQHRLLVYEFLSNGTLSSFLFESKPKPNWNLRIRIAFGIARGLLYLHEECNTQIIHCDIKPQNILLDDHYNARISDFGLAKLLMIDQSHTHTAIRGTKGYVAPEWFRNMPITVKVDVYSYGVMLLEIICCRKSVENDFDDGEKAILTDWAYDCYREGIVDALVEDDAEAINEMEKLKRLVKVGIWCIQEDPSLRPTMKKVLQMLEGVVEILEPPCPSPFSMMTAVTSLST; the protein is encoded by the exons ATGGCTTCTAGATCTGTTCCTAaattcctcctcttcttcctcctactTCCATCATTTGCCATCAGCCAAAACAATGGAACTACTATCAGCACTAACCAGTCCTTCACTGCAGGTGAAGAGGCAACACCATGGCTTTCTCCTTCCAGAGATTTCGCACTCGGATTCCGTCAGCTCGACACCAATATTAATCTCTTCTTGCTTGCAATCTG GTATTACAAAATACCCAGCAGAACCATAGTCTGGTATGCAAATGGAGATAAACCTGCACCCAGAGGGTCCAAAGTAGAGTTCACCACGGACCGTGGGCTCGTACTTGATAACCCAGATGGGAACGAGATTTGGAGAACTAATTTCAGTTCAAGTGTAGTTGCCAATGGTGTTTTTACTGACAGAGGCAACCTTGTGATTGGAAGTAGAAATTCTGAAACTTTGTGGGAGAGCTTTGATCATCCGACAGACACATTGTTGCCAACACAGGTAATGGATAGAGGAGGAGTGGTTTCTTCCAGGCGAACGGAGACCAACTTCTCCAGAGGAAGGTTTCGGTTTCAGTTGCTGGAAGATGGCAATGCTGTACTTAACACCATAAGCTTGGAGACTGGCTTTGATTATGATGCTTACTTTTGGAGTAACACTTTTAGCACTGACTCATCAGTTGCAGGTTTTCAAGTAGTCTTCAACGAATCCGGATTGTTGTATGTTTTGAGGGCTAATGGAAGTAGAGTTAATGTCTTAACGGGGGACATACCTTCTACTAAGGACTACTATCACAGAGCAACTCTCAGTTTTGATGGTGTTTTCACTCAGTATTATCACCCAAAAGCCTTTTCTGGTAATCCAAGTTGGTCTGTCGTGCAACGGGTACCGGAAAACATTTGTTTGGATATACGTGCTGAATTAGGTGCTGGGGCTTGTGGGTTTAACAGCATATGCAAAATCACTGAAAGCAAGAGACCAGCTTGTGAGTGTCCTCCAGGGCACTCTTTACTTGATCCAAATGATGCTTATGGGAGCTGCAAACCAGATTTCAGTCAGGGTTGTGAACAATATAATTCAAGTTCTGCAGGAGATCTATCTTTTGAGGAGGTACAACACGTCGATTGGCCGATCTCTGATTACGAGAGGCTTGACCCTTCCACTATTGAGATGTGCAGATCATCTTGTCTGAATGATTGTATATGTGCTGTTGCTATATTCAGAGGTAGCACCTGTTGGAAGAAGAAGCTACCTCTCTCAAATGGCAGAGTTAACAGTGATGATAACGGCATGGCTTTAATCAAAATCAGGAAATCCAATgaagaggagaaggagaagaagaatgcaAAGAACATATTGATTGTGATAGTGTCAGTGCTCTTTGGTGGCTCTTTCATTGCCAACATTGCATTACTTGGAGCATGTTGTCTTGGTTTCCTTGTCATCAATCAGAGCAAATTCAAAAAACCAGACCAAGGTGAGAATCTTTGGCATGTAAATTTGCACTGCTTTACTTACAAAGACCTTATAGAAGCTACTAATGGGTTCAAGGAAGAAGTAGGAAGAGGAGCTTTTGGCACTGTGTTCAAAGGCTTTATCGGAACAAGTCCTAGTAGTGTGGTTGCAGTGAAGAGGCTAGACCGAGTCTTTCGGGATGGAGAGAAGGAATTCAAAGCTGAAGTGAATGTAATCGGGCAAACACATCACAAAAATCTTGTTAGACTGATTGGATATTGTGATGATGGACAACATAGGTTGCTGGTGTATGAGTTCTTGAGTAATGGAACCTTATCGAGCTTCCTCtttgaatcaaaaccaaaaccgaatTGGAATTTAAGGATTCGtattgcatttggaattgcgAGAGGACTTTTATATCTGCACGAAGAATGTAATACCCAGATCATCCACTGCGATATAAAGCCTCAAAACATACTTCTCGACGATCATTACAATGCTCGGATATCCGACTTTGGATTAGCAAAGCTGTTGATGATTGATCAGAGCCACACTCACACAGCAATCAGAGGAACAAAAGGGTATGTTGCACCTGAATGGTTCAGGAACATGCCTATAACAGTGAAGGTTGATGTGTATAGCTATGGAGTTATGCTGCTGGAGATCATATGCTGCAGAAAAAGCgtagagaatgattttgatgaTGGAGAAAAAGCAATTTTGACCGATTGGGCTTATGACTGCTACAGAGAAGGAATAGTGGATGCTCTTGTAGAAGATGATGCAGAGGCCATTAATGAGATGGAGAAGCTGAAGAGGCTCGTCAAGGTTGGCATTTGGTGCATTCAAGAAGACCCTTCTCTAAGGCCAACTATGAAAAAGGTATTACAGATGCTTGAAGGAGTTGTGGAAATACTTGAACCACCATGTCCTAGCCCTTTCAGTATGATGACTGCCGTAACTAGTTTATCTACTTAG